In the Anaerotignum faecicola genome, one interval contains:
- a CDS encoding L-serine ammonia-lyase, iron-sulfur-dependent, subunit beta codes for SVNIAFMRIFREAKGHTAYTIVESDNRLPGNITETLRENIHVHDVMIVQS; via the coding sequence GCAGCGTCAACATTGCTTTTATGAGAATTTTTCGTGAAGCAAAGGGGCATACCGCTTATACCATTGTTGAATCTGATAACCGCCTGCCCGGGAATATAACTGAAACACTGAGAGAAAACATACATGTACATGATGTAATGATCGTACAGTCGTAA